One part of the Polycyclovorans algicola TG408 genome encodes these proteins:
- a CDS encoding MBL fold metallo-hydrolase codes for MFFKQLAAKDAALSYFFGCAGQGRSVAVDVVAGDEAWFIAEAQRAGVPINYVIDTHVHADHLSGGPALAKAVGAPYCLHEAARPAARIPFEPLHDEQELDVGNTRIRVLHTPGHTPESVSLLVTDLRRGDAPWFVVTGDTLFVGSVGRPDLAGREREFAGVLYDSLHSKLLTLPDEVEIFPGHQAGSACGAGLSGKPSSTLGFEKRWNPALALDKAAFIEHLTQNIPPRPADMDAIVRTNLGLMS; via the coding sequence ATGTTCTTCAAGCAGTTGGCCGCCAAAGATGCCGCCCTGTCGTACTTCTTCGGCTGCGCCGGTCAGGGCCGATCAGTGGCCGTTGACGTGGTGGCAGGCGACGAGGCGTGGTTTATTGCCGAGGCTCAGCGAGCCGGCGTGCCGATCAACTACGTGATCGATACCCACGTCCATGCCGATCACCTTTCCGGTGGCCCTGCCTTGGCCAAAGCGGTCGGCGCACCTTACTGCCTGCATGAGGCTGCCCGTCCGGCGGCCAGGATCCCGTTCGAGCCGCTTCACGATGAACAGGAACTCGATGTGGGAAACACCAGGATCCGTGTCCTTCACACGCCCGGGCACACGCCCGAGAGCGTCAGCTTGCTGGTCACCGATCTGCGAAGGGGCGATGCTCCGTGGTTCGTGGTCACCGGCGATACGCTCTTCGTCGGCTCTGTCGGCCGCCCGGATTTGGCGGGGCGCGAGCGGGAGTTTGCCGGCGTGCTCTACGACAGCCTTCACTCGAAGTTGCTGACGCTGCCGGACGAGGTGGAGATTTTCCCCGGGCATCAGGCCGGCAGCGCCTGCGGCGCGGGCCTGTCCGGAAAGCCGTCGTCAACGCTGGGCTTCGAGAAGCGCTGGAATCCGGCCCTCGCACTCGACAAGGCGGCCTTTATCGAACACCTGACGCAGAACATTCCCCCGCGCCCAGCCGACATGGATGCCATCGTGCGGACCAACCTTGGGCTCATGAGTTAG
- a CDS encoding response regulator produces MSATPHATEITDSRILIIDDQVANVELLETTLLAEGFQNLAATTEPANAYALCCAFQPDLIMLDLKMPVVDGYAVLSRLAELRADQYLPVVVLTADVSRAARHKALGLGATDFLTKPLDNIEVMLRVWNLLEARQLYTRLRALGATDGMGLQARRIQALGAPSDLP; encoded by the coding sequence ATGTCCGCGACACCGCACGCCACTGAGATTACCGACAGCCGCATCCTGATCATCGATGATCAGGTCGCCAACGTTGAGCTGCTGGAAACAACGCTGCTGGCGGAAGGGTTTCAGAACCTCGCGGCGACCACCGAGCCCGCCAATGCTTATGCCCTGTGCTGCGCATTTCAGCCCGACCTGATCATGCTGGACCTGAAAATGCCGGTGGTGGACGGCTACGCAGTCCTGTCGCGGCTGGCTGAATTGCGGGCCGACCAGTACCTGCCTGTGGTGGTGCTGACCGCCGATGTCAGCCGCGCCGCCCGGCACAAGGCACTGGGTCTGGGTGCGACGGACTTCTTGACCAAGCCCCTGGACAACATCGAGGTGATGCTGCGGGTCTGGAATCTGCTCGAAGCCCGCCAGCTCTACACCCGCCTACGCGCCCTGGGCGCGACCGACGGCATGGGCCTGCAGGCGCGTCGAATACAGGCCTTGGGCGCACCCTCCGATCTGCCTTGA
- a CDS encoding MFS transporter, producing the protein MTTPTIHLGLRENLGQFSLLVLVNAFVGAMVGLERSILPAIAEQEFDIAARAAILSFIVVFGITKALTNYFAGRLSDRYGRKHVLVGGWLVAIPVPFVLMWAPDWNWIVAANVLLGVSQGLTWSTTVIMKIDLVGPEQRGLAMGLNEFAGYFAVAGSALATGWFAAQYGLRPEPFYLGVVYVAAGLLLSVFAVRETRHYVAHEAKLSAHAGAADALSQREIFIRTSLVDRNLSSVSQAGLVNNLNDGMAWGLFPLVFVAAGMTLSQVGWLAAIYPAVWGMAQIFTGALSDRVGRKWLIVSGMWVQAAGIAVTALTADFAGFASGGVLLGIGTAMVYPTLLAAIGDVAHPTWRASAVGVYRLWRDLGYAVGALLAGFTADAFGIGAALWVVAALTALSGLLAALRMRETLNPAIAA; encoded by the coding sequence GTGACGACACCGACGATCCATCTCGGGCTGCGCGAGAACCTCGGCCAGTTTTCACTGCTGGTGCTCGTCAACGCCTTTGTCGGCGCAATGGTGGGCCTTGAGCGCAGCATCCTGCCGGCCATTGCCGAGCAGGAGTTTGATATCGCGGCGCGCGCTGCGATCCTTTCGTTCATCGTGGTGTTTGGCATCACCAAGGCCCTGACCAATTACTTCGCCGGGCGGCTCTCCGACCGGTACGGCCGCAAGCATGTCCTTGTCGGCGGATGGCTGGTGGCGATCCCTGTGCCCTTCGTCTTGATGTGGGCGCCGGACTGGAACTGGATCGTGGCCGCCAACGTGCTGCTCGGCGTCAGTCAGGGCCTGACCTGGTCGACCACGGTGATTATGAAGATCGATCTGGTCGGCCCCGAGCAACGGGGCCTGGCGATGGGCCTCAACGAATTTGCGGGGTACTTCGCCGTTGCCGGTAGCGCGCTGGCCACCGGATGGTTTGCCGCACAGTACGGACTCAGACCGGAGCCCTTCTATCTCGGCGTCGTCTACGTGGCTGCGGGCCTGTTGCTATCCGTGTTCGCCGTTCGCGAGACTCGGCATTACGTGGCCCATGAGGCGAAATTAAGCGCCCATGCTGGCGCCGCAGACGCCTTGTCTCAGCGCGAAATCTTTATCCGGACATCGCTTGTCGATCGGAACCTGTCGAGCGTCAGTCAGGCCGGCCTGGTGAACAATCTCAATGACGGCATGGCCTGGGGCCTGTTCCCGCTGGTGTTCGTGGCGGCGGGCATGACGCTGTCACAGGTGGGCTGGCTTGCCGCGATCTATCCGGCGGTGTGGGGCATGGCGCAGATTTTCACCGGTGCCTTGTCCGATCGCGTGGGTCGCAAGTGGCTGATCGTCTCCGGTATGTGGGTTCAGGCGGCTGGCATTGCCGTGACGGCGCTGACGGCCGACTTCGCCGGCTTCGCGTCCGGTGGCGTCCTGCTTGGCATCGGCACCGCGATGGTCTACCCGACGCTGTTGGCCGCGATCGGCGACGTGGCCCATCCCACGTGGCGCGCATCGGCTGTCGGCGTCTATCGACTATGGCGTGATTTGGGGTACGCCGTCGGTGCTCTGTTGGCCGGTTTCACGGCAGACGCCTTCGGTATTGGTGCGGCGCTATGGGTTGTCGCTGCGCTGACCGCGCTGTCGGGACTGCTCGCGGCACTGCGCATGCGGGAGACCCTGAATCCCGCGATCGCTGCGTGA
- a CDS encoding ArsR/SmtB family transcription factor, translating into MKKRELKDLLYEQVARIGKAVSSPKRLELLELLGQSEKTVEMLAAELSVDVKLTSAHLKALRQARLVLTRREGKNVVYRLNGSDVSGLLVHLRQVAEQNLLELQHALNEMKADPEHLAPVGRKALLEQARRGDVIIIDVRPATEYETAHLPHARSIPVSELAQRLSDLPKSREIVAYCRGPFCLFAEEAVALLRARGYRVRKITDGVSEWRAAGLPLESLSATAGGVQ; encoded by the coding sequence ATGAAGAAGCGAGAACTCAAGGACCTCCTGTACGAGCAGGTGGCGAGGATCGGGAAGGCGGTATCGAGTCCCAAGCGGCTGGAGCTGCTGGAGTTGCTTGGCCAGAGTGAAAAGACCGTCGAGATGCTGGCCGCGGAGCTGTCGGTCGATGTGAAGCTCACGAGCGCGCATTTGAAGGCATTGCGGCAGGCTCGTCTGGTGTTGACCCGGCGCGAGGGCAAAAACGTCGTTTATCGACTCAACGGCAGCGACGTGTCCGGCCTTTTGGTCCATTTGCGGCAGGTGGCCGAGCAGAATCTGCTGGAGCTGCAACATGCCCTGAATGAGATGAAGGCCGACCCGGAGCATCTGGCACCGGTCGGGCGCAAAGCGCTTCTGGAGCAGGCGCGTCGAGGCGACGTGATCATCATCGATGTCAGGCCGGCTACGGAATACGAGACGGCTCACCTGCCGCATGCGCGATCGATCCCAGTCAGTGAACTCGCGCAGCGTCTCTCCGACCTGCCCAAGAGCCGCGAGATCGTCGCGTACTGCCGTGGCCCTTTTTGCCTGTTCGCCGAGGAAGCGGTTGCGCTCCTCAGGGCCCGCGGCTACCGCGTGCGCAAGATCACGGATGGCGTCAGTGAATGGCGAGCCGCCGGTCTTCCCCTTGAGTCATTGTCGGCCACTGCTGGCGGCGTGCAATGA